From a single Intestinibaculum porci genomic region:
- the infB gene encoding translation initiation factor IF-2: MAKKTKNNKKGHNSNNKNKKKTGASFPNKKDDKKLLNDGICEYEDGVTVEELAEKLGKTPAEVIKVLFMLGTMVTINSSLNDEQVELICLEYGYEAKKVNNASALNFEDMDIVDDPADLQPRPPVVTIMGHVDHGKTTLLDHIRKSRVAEGEFGGITQHIGAYQVPVNGKKITFLDTPGHEAFTAMRARGAQCTDIVIIVVAADDGVMPQTREAVDHAKAANVPIIVAVNKIDKEGADPDRIKNEVSELGLLPEDWGGDVPYCNISAKKGIGITELLETVIIVAEMAELKANPKRLALGTVVEGRLDRGRGPVATLLVQNGTLHAGDPIVVGSTFGRVRQMLNDSGRSLKDAGPATPVEITGLNDVPEAGDKFMVFPSEKEARRIGEERAKIKQEKERNTSSAMSLDDLFNQIKEGEVANLNVIVKADVNGTAEAVRSSLEKIDIEGAKVNVIRSTVGAISESDVLLASASKAIIYGFNVRPDANVRRKAEEEGVEIRLHNVIYKMVEEIEAAMKGMLAPELEEVVTGQAEIRQIYKVSKLGNIAGCYVTDGVIKRNSGVRLIRDGVVVYEGKLSSLKRFKDDAKEVAQGFECGLMIENFNDIKEGDIVEGYIMKEVERA; this comes from the coding sequence ATGGCGAAAAAAACAAAGAACAACAAAAAGGGACATAACAGTAACAATAAAAACAAAAAGAAAACGGGTGCCAGCTTCCCTAACAAAAAAGATGATAAGAAACTGCTCAATGATGGCATTTGTGAATATGAAGACGGTGTCACAGTTGAAGAATTAGCAGAAAAATTAGGTAAAACACCAGCGGAAGTCATCAAAGTCTTATTCATGTTAGGAACGATGGTGACCATCAACTCTTCATTAAATGATGAACAGGTCGAATTGATCTGTCTGGAATACGGTTATGAAGCGAAGAAGGTTAATAATGCCTCTGCATTAAACTTCGAAGATATGGATATCGTTGATGATCCTGCGGATTTACAGCCAAGACCACCAGTTGTCACAATTATGGGACATGTCGATCATGGGAAAACAACTTTGCTTGACCATATCCGTAAATCGCGTGTAGCCGAAGGTGAATTTGGTGGTATTACGCAGCATATCGGGGCTTATCAGGTACCAGTGAATGGCAAGAAGATTACCTTCTTAGATACGCCAGGTCATGAAGCGTTCACAGCGATGCGTGCGCGCGGGGCACAGTGTACCGATATCGTTATTATCGTCGTAGCGGCTGATGATGGGGTTATGCCTCAGACACGTGAAGCCGTTGACCATGCGAAAGCAGCCAATGTACCAATCATCGTTGCGGTCAATAAGATCGATAAGGAAGGCGCTGATCCTGACCGTATTAAAAATGAAGTCTCAGAACTGGGCCTATTACCAGAAGACTGGGGCGGAGATGTACCTTACTGTAATATCTCAGCGAAAAAAGGCATTGGGATTACGGAATTATTAGAAACCGTCATCATCGTTGCGGAAATGGCTGAATTAAAAGCGAATCCAAAACGTTTAGCTTTAGGGACAGTTGTTGAAGGCCGCTTAGATCGTGGCCGTGGCCCGGTAGCGACGTTATTAGTTCAGAACGGGACTTTACATGCCGGTGATCCAATCGTTGTTGGTTCAACGTTCGGGCGTGTGCGTCAGATGTTAAATGATTCAGGACGCTCTTTAAAAGATGCTGGACCAGCTACACCAGTGGAAATTACTGGTTTAAATGATGTTCCAGAAGCTGGGGATAAATTTATGGTCTTCCCATCAGAAAAAGAAGCTCGTCGAATCGGTGAAGAACGTGCGAAGATCAAACAGGAAAAAGAAAGAAATACTTCTTCAGCGATGTCTTTAGACGATTTATTCAATCAGATCAAAGAAGGCGAAGTGGCCAACTTAAATGTCATCGTTAAAGCGGATGTCAACGGGACTGCGGAAGCGGTGCGTTCATCATTAGAAAAGATTGATATCGAAGGGGCTAAAGTCAATGTGATTCGCTCTACTGTCGGGGCAATCTCAGAATCTGATGTCCTCTTAGCGAGCGCTTCAAAAGCGATTATTTATGGCTTCAATGTCCGTCCGGATGCTAATGTGCGTCGTAAAGCGGAAGAAGAAGGCGTAGAAATTCGTTTACATAATGTCATCTATAAGATGGTTGAAGAAATTGAAGCTGCCATGAAGGGTATGTTAGCTCCTGAATTAGAAGAAGTTGTCACTGGTCAGGCTGAAATCCGTCAGATTTACAAAGTTTCTAAACTTGGTAATATCGCTGGCTGCTATGTCACTGATGGGGTGATCAAACGTAACAGCGGCGTCCGTCTGATTCGTGATGGGGTTGTCGTTTATGAAGGTAAATTATCATCATTAAAACGTTTCAAAGATGATGCGAAGGAAGTCGCTCAGGGCTTTGAATGTGGGCTGATGATTGAAAACTTTAATGATATCAAGGAAGGCGATATCGTTGAAGGCTATATTATGAAAGAGGTAGAAAGAGCTTAA
- a CDS encoding pseudouridine synthase produces the protein MRIDKLLAHAGYGTRKEVKKLLKDKRVTVNGEVIKQDRFPVDPATDHITVDEEAVNYQEKVYFMLNKPQGYVSATIDNVYPTVIDLIDDVHTDLFPIGRLDVDTEGLLIISNDGALGHQLTSPKSHCPKTYEVICDGDVTKEDIALFASGMSLDDMTCLPATLEVIDVQKHLCHVTIMEGKFHQVKRMFLKIGKPVLFLKRIKMGSLTLDPNLEVGSYRPLTAEEIHSLAPKTMV, from the coding sequence ATGAGAATTGATAAACTATTAGCGCATGCCGGTTATGGCACGCGAAAAGAAGTAAAAAAGCTATTAAAAGACAAACGGGTCACCGTGAATGGCGAAGTGATTAAACAAGATCGCTTTCCGGTTGATCCGGCAACGGATCACATTACCGTTGATGAGGAAGCTGTCAATTACCAGGAAAAAGTTTACTTTATGCTCAATAAGCCGCAAGGTTATGTTTCGGCAACGATTGATAATGTCTATCCGACAGTTATCGATCTGATTGATGATGTGCATACCGACTTATTTCCCATCGGCCGTTTGGATGTCGATACGGAAGGTTTGCTCATTATCAGTAATGATGGCGCTTTAGGTCATCAGTTAACGTCTCCGAAATCGCATTGCCCCAAAACTTATGAAGTGATTTGTGATGGCGATGTGACAAAAGAGGATATTGCCTTGTTTGCCTCTGGCATGAGTTTAGATGATATGACCTGTCTGCCAGCCACATTAGAAGTTATTGACGTGCAAAAACATCTCTGTCATGTGACGATTATGGAAGGTAAGTTCCATCAGGTCAAAAGAATGTTCCTGAAAATCGGGAAACCAGTCCTTTTTTTAAAACGTATCAAGATGGGCAGCTTAACCTTAGATCCTAACTTAGAAGTTGGCTCTTATCGCCCTTTAACAGCCGAGGAAATCCATAGCCTCGCGCCTAAAACTATGGTATAA
- a CDS encoding thioredoxin family protein, producing MDHLTKINSVEEYAQAIKQKACVMFSATWCPDCTYTKMYIADVVEKNPEFTFYLVDRDELLDLCIELGILGIPSFITYEDGKETGRFVSKLRKTQEEVQHFLDSVK from the coding sequence ATGGATCACTTAACAAAGATTAATAGTGTGGAAGAATACGCACAGGCGATCAAACAGAAAGCCTGCGTGATGTTTAGTGCAACGTGGTGTCCGGATTGTACATATACGAAGATGTATATTGCGGACGTCGTTGAAAAGAACCCAGAATTCACGTTCTATTTAGTCGATCGTGATGAATTATTAGATTTATGTATTGAATTAGGCATTTTAGGGATTCCTTCCTTCATCACTTATGAAGATGGCAAGGAAACTGGAAGATTTGTGTCTAAATTAAGAAAAACCCAGGAAGAAGTGCAGCACTTCCTCGATTCAGTAAAGTAA
- the rbfA gene encoding 30S ribosome-binding factor RbfA codes for MANQVKVSRTNALILRELSLILRDEVKDPAVKTVTVTAVECTNDLSIAKVYVSFMEHNKRSMEALERSKGFIRSKLSKTLPLRKCPELHFVQDESIQYGNHIDELLANLHKK; via the coding sequence ATGGCCAATCAAGTCAAAGTATCACGAACGAATGCCTTGATTCTCCGTGAACTGTCGCTGATTTTACGTGATGAAGTCAAAGACCCAGCCGTGAAAACCGTGACCGTTACGGCCGTTGAATGTACGAATGATTTATCCATTGCGAAAGTCTATGTTTCTTTTATGGAACATAATAAACGCTCAATGGAAGCGTTAGAACGTTCAAAAGGCTTTATTCGTTCAAAATTATCAAAAACATTACCGCTTCGTAAATGTCCGGAATTACATTTCGTACAGGATGAGTCCATTCAGTATGGCAATCATATTGATGAACTGTTAGCCAATTTACATAAGAAGTAG
- the acpS gene encoding holo-ACP synthase has protein sequence MIKGIGTDILDLRRLDLDNETLIKHILSPQEYACFQKLSSDKRRREYLGGRFAGKEAYLKALHTGIGGKPFHDIEILNHEDGAPYLNDEKAQISISHEKDYVVAFVVIEE, from the coding sequence ATGATTAAAGGTATTGGGACAGATATTCTCGATTTACGTCGACTCGATCTCGATAACGAAACCTTGATCAAGCATATTCTTTCACCACAAGAATATGCTTGTTTTCAAAAACTAAGCTCAGATAAACGAAGGCGAGAATACTTAGGCGGTCGCTTTGCCGGGAAGGAAGCGTATTTAAAAGCACTCCACACCGGCATTGGCGGCAAGCCTTTTCACGATATTGAGATCTTAAATCATGAGGATGGCGCACCCTATCTCAATGATGAGAAAGCGCAAATCTCGATCTCTCATGAAAAAGATTACGTCGTCGCCTTTGTCGTTATCGAAGAGTAG
- the rnpM gene encoding RNase P modulator RnpM, giving the protein MKKVPLRRCVATGEQLPKKELIRIVKNKEGDVFVDPTGKANGRGAYLKRSQEAIDLAKKKGILKRSLGVEIPDEIYDELAKYVS; this is encoded by the coding sequence ATGAAAAAAGTACCATTACGAAGATGCGTCGCAACCGGGGAACAGCTTCCTAAAAAAGAGCTGATCCGGATTGTCAAAAATAAAGAAGGAGACGTGTTCGTCGATCCCACTGGCAAAGCCAATGGCCGCGGCGCTTATTTAAAACGCAGCCAGGAAGCGATTGACTTAGCCAAAAAGAAGGGCATCTTAAAACGCTCTTTAGGGGTTGAAATTCCCGATGAGATCTATGACGAACTCGCAAAATATGTCAGCTGA
- the trmB gene encoding tRNA (guanosine(46)-N7)-methyltransferase TrmB, translating to MRLRNNPDALDILQAHSDLCFVNPKDMAGKWHDVFGNDHPIFIEIGMGKGDFILENARRYPDINFIGIEKYTTVCAIALNKGIEEHLPNLRYMKEDATVLPEVFAPGEVAQIFLNFSDPWPKKRHAKRRLTYPTFLDIYKILLKEEGHLVLKTDNRGLFEYSLASFANYGLYFNDICLDLHHSEGYEDNIETEYERKFAPRGPIYRADVIYKERENGSLNKD from the coding sequence ATGAGATTAAGAAATAACCCAGACGCCTTGGATATTTTACAGGCCCATAGCGATCTCTGCTTTGTTAATCCTAAGGATATGGCAGGGAAATGGCATGACGTTTTTGGTAATGATCATCCTATTTTTATTGAAATTGGCATGGGCAAGGGAGACTTTATCCTGGAAAATGCAAGACGTTATCCTGATATTAACTTTATTGGTATTGAAAAATATACAACGGTTTGTGCGATTGCTTTAAACAAAGGCATTGAAGAGCATTTGCCTAACTTACGTTATATGAAAGAAGACGCGACCGTTTTACCAGAGGTTTTTGCCCCTGGAGAAGTGGCACAGATCTTCTTAAACTTCTCTGATCCATGGCCTAAAAAGCGCCATGCCAAGAGACGTTTAACTTATCCAACCTTCCTGGATATTTATAAAATATTATTAAAAGAGGAAGGGCATTTGGTCTTAAAAACAGATAACCGGGGGTTATTTGAATATTCCCTGGCTTCCTTTGCCAATTATGGTCTTTATTTTAATGATATCTGTTTAGACTTACATCATAGTGAAGGCTATGAAGACAACATTGAAACCGAATATGAAAGAAAGTTCGCACCGCGTGGACCTATTTACCGGGCGGATGTGATTTATAAGGAGAGAGAAAATGGATCACTTAACAAAGATTAA
- a CDS encoding ribosome maturation factor RimP, with amino-acid sequence MLEKIKEAIVPLIEAQDCYLDDLVYEQEKGEWYLRVYIEKNNGSLDMDTCVAVSEAVSEKLDQLDVIKDEYYLEVSSPGIEKPLRNWDQVVKAVNDYVHIDFKDPKEGLHEVEGTILSAEDQTITLQYFVKGRKKKIVVPYDNVRFIRLAVKF; translated from the coding sequence ATGTTAGAAAAAATTAAAGAAGCAATCGTTCCTTTAATTGAGGCGCAGGACTGTTACCTCGATGACCTGGTGTACGAACAGGAAAAAGGGGAATGGTATTTACGCGTTTATATTGAAAAGAATAATGGCAGCCTCGATATGGATACATGTGTGGCCGTCAGTGAAGCCGTGAGTGAGAAACTGGATCAGCTTGATGTGATCAAAGATGAATATTATTTAGAAGTTTCTTCACCAGGTATTGAAAAACCATTAAGAAACTGGGATCAGGTCGTCAAGGCCGTCAATGATTATGTTCATATTGATTTTAAAGATCCTAAGGAAGGTCTGCACGAAGTGGAAGGGACCATCTTAAGTGCAGAAGATCAAACAATTACCCTACAGTATTTTGTCAAAGGCCGGAAGAAGAAAATTGTCGTGCCTTATGATAATGTACGTTTTATAAGATTAGCTGTGAAGTTTTAA
- a CDS encoding L7Ae/L30e/S12e/Gadd45 family ribosomal protein — protein MTNSQNMSADILNYIGLAARARKVATGETALKAIQSKKASFVIIASDASDNTKKKFSDKCKFYDVDYVIWNSADALSHAIGKNNRMVIAILDRGFAQKLKEKLGG, from the coding sequence ATGACGAACTCGCAAAATATGTCAGCTGATATTTTAAATTATATCGGCTTGGCGGCAAGGGCGCGCAAAGTCGCGACCGGAGAAACCGCCTTAAAGGCAATTCAAAGCAAGAAGGCTTCTTTCGTCATTATCGCTAGCGACGCAAGCGATAATACGAAAAAGAAGTTTTCTGATAAATGTAAGTTCTATGATGTCGATTATGTCATCTGGAACAGTGCAGACGCATTGTCACATGCGATTGGGAAAAATAACCGCATGGTTATAGCCATTCTTGATCGGGGCTTTGCGCAGAAATTAAAAGAAAAGTTAGGAGGTTAA
- the nagA gene encoding N-acetylglucosamine-6-phosphate deacetylase yields MLCIKNGNVLLEDDIAQVNIIVSEGRIVALSHDVPDGAQVFDAKGYYVSPGFIDLHTHGRKNCDTMDALEDHLQTISEANLTTGCTSYLPTTMTMPISDVAQAIAAVARVMGHEAGARILGVHMEGPFISETHKGAQDAKNIIPATLENFLALTGGHDIVKKITLAPENEGADVLIRALYEEGISVSVGHSDATYEQAMKAFALGANSTTHTFNAMTPLKHRAPGIVGAVMNSPDVYAELILDGKHVYWPSAKILARLKGPDHLCLITDSLECAGMPVGQYMLGGQKVWVKGGRAELADGTIAGSITGLNEEVRNAVTHLNIPLLTAVKMASYNPARSLHIKDLGLIKEGFIADLILFDENIDVKAAFVKGQKKY; encoded by the coding sequence ATGTTATGTATTAAAAATGGAAACGTTCTTCTTGAAGATGATATTGCCCAGGTCAATATTATTGTCAGTGAGGGGCGAATCGTGGCCTTAAGCCATGACGTGCCAGATGGTGCGCAGGTTTTTGATGCCAAAGGTTATTATGTTTCCCCAGGTTTTATCGACTTGCATACTCATGGTCGTAAAAACTGTGATACGATGGATGCCTTAGAGGATCATTTGCAGACGATCTCAGAGGCTAATCTCACCACTGGCTGTACGTCTTATCTGCCCACCACGATGACGATGCCCATTAGCGATGTCGCGCAGGCTATTGCGGCGGTCGCACGGGTCATGGGTCATGAAGCCGGTGCTCGTATTTTAGGGGTTCATATGGAAGGACCTTTTATTTCTGAAACGCATAAAGGCGCTCAGGATGCCAAAAATATCATTCCCGCTACGCTAGAAAACTTTTTAGCTTTAACTGGTGGTCATGACATTGTCAAGAAAATTACGTTAGCCCCAGAAAATGAAGGCGCAGACGTGCTTATTCGCGCATTATATGAAGAAGGCATCTCTGTTTCTGTCGGGCATAGCGATGCGACGTATGAGCAGGCGATGAAAGCTTTTGCCTTAGGCGCGAATTCCACCACCCATACGTTTAATGCGATGACGCCGTTAAAACACCGCGCTCCTGGTATTGTGGGGGCGGTCATGAATAGTCCTGATGTCTATGCGGAACTGATTTTAGATGGCAAACATGTTTATTGGCCATCGGCAAAAATCTTAGCGCGACTCAAAGGACCTGATCACTTATGTCTGATTACTGATTCCTTAGAATGTGCTGGCATGCCAGTGGGACAGTATATGCTTGGCGGTCAGAAGGTATGGGTCAAAGGTGGCCGCGCTGAGTTAGCAGATGGCACGATTGCCGGCAGTATTACCGGTCTTAATGAAGAAGTCAGAAATGCCGTCACTCACTTAAATATCCCACTCTTAACGGCTGTCAAAATGGCGTCGTACAATCCGGCGCGATCACTTCATATCAAAGACTTAGGTTTAATTAAAGAAGGTTTTATTGCCGATCTGATTCTTTTTGATGAAAACATTGATGTCAAAGCAGCGTTTGTGAAAGGACAAAAGAAATATTAG
- the nusA gene encoding transcription termination factor NusA, protein MAKVKETKSAKNFIKALNALEEERGISKQTVLDALSEALEKSYKKNYLGPDSIVKVNIDDVTGKIELFEIKHVVDDVMDEDYELSEEEAQEIDPKYHVGDDVVTEVSPDVFGRLAAIQTKQILRQKIREAEKEALYNEYVDKKDDIITGIVDRVEERFAIINIGKTGALLPVKAQIPGEKLTEGQHLKVYVSAVDKNTKGTHIAVSRTEPGLVKRLFEAEVPEIYDGTVEIKSVAREAGERSKIAVYTANPDIDPIGSCVGPKGTRVQNVVNELNGEMIDIVEWNEDPVVFISNALSPAKVSHVKLNKEDNSALVVVPDDQLSLAIGKKGQNARLAVHLTNWKIDIKSQSEVAEEGIDLSDNDDQDDLLAMMAGEGHDESFDSDESFDTDESFDDNESFDDEDDGVKIDIEALREANEEKDTDYVKVISEDDDEESEEKPDYDPKYDEDIDYDEYDKYYD, encoded by the coding sequence ATGGCTAAAGTCAAAGAAACGAAAAGCGCTAAAAATTTTATTAAAGCGTTAAATGCATTAGAGGAAGAAAGAGGGATCTCTAAACAGACCGTTCTTGATGCCTTAAGTGAAGCATTAGAAAAATCTTATAAGAAAAACTATTTAGGCCCTGATTCGATCGTCAAAGTTAATATTGATGATGTCACTGGCAAGATCGAATTATTCGAAATTAAACATGTCGTTGATGATGTCATGGACGAAGATTATGAATTAAGTGAAGAAGAAGCGCAGGAAATCGATCCTAAATATCATGTTGGTGATGATGTTGTCACAGAAGTCTCACCAGATGTATTTGGCCGCTTAGCTGCGATCCAGACGAAACAGATCTTACGTCAGAAGATTCGTGAAGCAGAAAAAGAAGCTTTATACAATGAATATGTGGATAAGAAAGATGATATCATTACCGGGATTGTCGACCGCGTGGAAGAACGTTTTGCGATCATTAATATCGGTAAGACGGGTGCTTTATTACCAGTTAAAGCGCAGATCCCTGGTGAAAAACTAACCGAAGGTCAGCATTTAAAAGTTTATGTTTCGGCGGTTGATAAGAATACTAAGGGTACACATATCGCTGTCTCAAGAACGGAACCAGGTTTAGTGAAACGTTTATTTGAAGCAGAAGTACCAGAAATCTATGACGGTACTGTGGAAATTAAATCCGTTGCCCGTGAAGCCGGTGAACGATCAAAAATTGCCGTTTATACAGCTAACCCAGATATTGATCCAATTGGTTCATGTGTCGGCCCTAAGGGCACCCGCGTGCAGAATGTCGTCAATGAATTAAATGGTGAAATGATCGATATCGTTGAATGGAATGAAGATCCTGTTGTTTTCATTTCTAATGCGTTATCGCCAGCGAAAGTGTCACATGTGAAATTAAACAAAGAAGACAATTCTGCATTAGTTGTTGTGCCTGATGATCAGTTATCATTAGCCATCGGTAAAAAAGGTCAGAATGCTCGTTTAGCTGTTCATTTAACAAACTGGAAGATCGATATTAAATCCCAGTCAGAAGTCGCTGAAGAAGGTATTGATTTAAGTGACAATGATGATCAGGATGATTTATTAGCAATGATGGCTGGTGAAGGTCATGACGAATCCTTTGACAGTGATGAATCATTCGACACGGATGAATCATTTGATGATAACGAATCATTTGATGATGAAGATGACGGTGTTAAAATCGACATTGAAGCATTAAGAGAAGCGAATGAAGAAAAAGATACGGATTATGTCAAAGTGATCTCTGAAGATGATGATGAAGAATCAGAAGAGAAACCTGATTATGATCCAAAATATGATGAAGATATCGATTACGATGAATATGATAAATATTATGACTAA
- a CDS encoding aldose 1-epimerase family protein: MITLHNDYLEAHLDPKGAEIAKLIGKQDGINYMWKQDPALWGHSAPVLFPIVGALKDGKTVIEGHTYEMNQHGFSRNSTYEIVESDDTHVIFHLSDSEETKKMYPYAFDLYVTYTLAGNSLKAAFKVENNKEDHIYFQIGGHPAFTCPFLEGEAANDYYIEFSENETLSQKVIYPARGGMSHETKPFFENERRFFIRQALFNSDAIVIPHFKSESVSLKSLVNDKVLTFHMHGFDHLGLWTSKHTGGLLAIEPWVGHTDYVDFHGEFKDKESIVTLKKGESFSCDFAIEIK, translated from the coding sequence ATGATTACATTACACAATGATTATTTAGAAGCACACTTAGATCCTAAAGGTGCGGAAATTGCGAAACTGATTGGTAAGCAGGATGGGATCAATTATATGTGGAAACAGGATCCGGCTTTATGGGGCCATAGTGCACCGGTCTTATTTCCGATTGTCGGAGCCTTAAAAGATGGCAAGACAGTCATTGAGGGCCACACTTATGAAATGAATCAGCATGGTTTTTCTCGTAACAGCACTTATGAGATTGTCGAAAGTGATGATACCCATGTCATCTTCCACTTAAGTGACAGTGAAGAAACGAAAAAGATGTATCCTTACGCTTTTGATTTATATGTCACTTATACATTAGCTGGCAACAGCTTAAAAGCGGCTTTCAAAGTAGAAAACAACAAAGAAGATCATATCTATTTCCAGATTGGCGGTCATCCCGCTTTTACCTGCCCATTTTTAGAAGGGGAAGCAGCCAATGATTACTATATCGAGTTCTCAGAAAACGAAACGCTGAGTCAGAAAGTGATTTATCCAGCGCGTGGCGGAATGAGTCATGAAACGAAACCATTCTTTGAAAATGAACGTCGCTTCTTTATCCGTCAGGCACTTTTCAACAGCGATGCGATTGTCATTCCGCATTTCAAGAGTGAATCTGTTTCTTTAAAATCATTAGTGAATGATAAAGTGCTGACATTCCATATGCATGGCTTTGATCATTTAGGTTTATGGACAAGCAAACATACCGGTGGTCTGTTGGCGATTGAACCATGGGTAGGTCATACGGATTATGTTGACTTTCATGGTGAATTTAAAGACAAAGAAAGCATTGTCACATTAAAGAAGGGCGAAAGCTTCAGCTGCGACTTTGCGATTGAAATCAAATAG